The proteins below come from a single Planctomycetaceae bacterium genomic window:
- a CDS encoding vWA domain-containing protein translates to MTFYWTATTLVVSVLVLAAAAVCCFVSWRRSNFARSMGLLECLRFGLIALVLFTLNQPEFVREIRPEQQPTLVVLHDTSGSMTTRDVLDSAKAAQQPSTRLDAVTPLIAPEFWGPVAQRMDVVVEPFSSDLAAADKGTDLNAALQNTADRHTNLRGIVLLSDGDWNTGVAPNAAATRLRMQNVPVFSVSIGSEDRLPDVELVSSDAPTFGVVGKTLRIPFRIVSWLPRDRDIAVTMTGTRGDNVEKTIRVSGMGQLQDTLEWQPAKTGDYEITISIPVDDAETITDNNSLTFPITIRNEELKVLIVESYPRWEYRYLRNALERDPGADVYCLLFHPDIESVGGGRNYLDAFPGEQELFDFDVVFLGDVGVESTQLSVENCEHLRQLVRSHAGGLVFLPGLRGRQATLLTTVLEELYPVVPDTAQPRGVGLTRPARYSLTESGRRSLLTRLEPGDEENEQVWRNLPGYQWYAASQRAKIGSEVLATHDSESTRFGRVPLIATRTFGTGKVLFMGTDGAWRWRRGVEDLYHYRFWGQVVRWMAYQRNMSQGESMRLFYSPDRPEADNVLTLNANVMSSTGEPLRDGTVVVQVITPSGQTDSVRLATAGDDAWGLFTGTFTPKEGGTYQLVTTCAETGSRLETNISVQGQERERVGQPTRPDVLKEVSEISRGQLTKLEDVQSLVDQIAEMPEPDGEVRRVRLWSHPAWGGLLVVLLGVFWTGRKLAGLA, encoded by the coding sequence ATGACTTTCTACTGGACCGCCACAACTCTTGTCGTTTCCGTGCTTGTCCTCGCGGCGGCGGCGGTGTGCTGTTTCGTCAGTTGGCGACGCAGCAACTTCGCGCGGTCCATGGGGCTGCTGGAATGTCTGCGGTTCGGACTGATTGCACTGGTGCTGTTCACGCTGAATCAGCCGGAATTCGTGCGGGAGATTCGTCCGGAACAACAGCCGACTCTTGTCGTGCTGCACGACACATCGGGCAGCATGACGACGCGCGACGTGCTGGATTCCGCGAAGGCCGCTCAACAGCCGTCGACGCGACTTGACGCGGTGACGCCCCTGATTGCTCCGGAGTTCTGGGGGCCGGTGGCACAGCGAATGGATGTTGTCGTGGAACCGTTTTCTTCCGATCTGGCTGCGGCGGACAAGGGAACGGACCTGAACGCGGCGCTGCAGAACACGGCCGATCGCCACACCAATCTGCGCGGAATCGTGCTGTTGTCTGACGGTGACTGGAACACAGGCGTCGCTCCGAACGCGGCCGCGACACGGCTGCGAATGCAGAATGTTCCCGTGTTCTCCGTTTCGATCGGCAGCGAAGACCGACTTCCCGACGTCGAACTTGTCAGCTCCGACGCTCCTACGTTCGGCGTTGTCGGCAAGACGCTGCGAATCCCGTTTCGAATTGTCAGTTGGCTGCCGCGCGATCGCGACATCGCCGTCACCATGACCGGCACTCGCGGCGATAACGTTGAAAAGACCATTCGCGTTTCGGGCATGGGTCAGCTTCAGGACACGCTGGAATGGCAGCCCGCGAAAACCGGCGACTACGAAATCACAATCAGTATTCCCGTCGACGACGCGGAAACGATCACCGACAACAATTCGCTGACGTTTCCCATCACGATTCGCAACGAAGAACTGAAGGTGCTGATCGTGGAATCGTATCCGCGATGGGAATATCGCTACCTGCGAAATGCTCTGGAACGCGATCCCGGTGCCGACGTTTATTGCCTGCTGTTTCATCCGGATATTGAATCCGTGGGCGGCGGTCGCAACTATCTGGACGCGTTTCCCGGTGAACAGGAGTTGTTCGATTTCGACGTCGTGTTTCTGGGAGACGTTGGCGTCGAATCAACGCAGTTATCCGTCGAAAACTGCGAACACCTGCGGCAGCTTGTCCGCAGCCACGCCGGAGGTCTGGTGTTTCTGCCGGGCCTGCGCGGGCGTCAGGCAACGCTGCTGACAACTGTGCTGGAAGAACTGTATCCCGTGGTGCCGGACACCGCTCAGCCGCGCGGTGTGGGGCTGACGCGACCGGCTCGCTACTCGCTGACCGAATCCGGCCGACGCAGTCTGCTGACCCGACTGGAACCCGGTGACGAAGAAAACGAACAGGTCTGGCGCAACCTGCCCGGTTATCAATGGTACGCGGCTTCACAGCGGGCAAAGATCGGCAGCGAAGTGCTGGCGACTCACGATTCAGAATCGACACGGTTCGGCCGAGTCCCGCTGATCGCCACGCGGACATTCGGCACGGGAAAGGTGCTGTTCATGGGAACCGACGGTGCCTGGCGCTGGCGCCGCGGAGTCGAAGATCTGTACCACTACAGATTCTGGGGGCAGGTTGTTCGCTGGATGGCGTACCAGCGAAATATGTCACAGGGCGAATCGATGCGACTGTTCTATTCGCCCGACCGGCCGGAAGCCGACAACGTGCTGACGCTGAACGCCAATGTGATGAGTTCCACCGGGGAACCGCTGCGCGACGGGACGGTTGTTGTCCAGGTCATCACGCCGTCGGGCCAGACGGATTCTGTTCGGCTGGCGACCGCCGGTGACGATGCGTGGGGTCTGTTTACCGGCACCTTCACGCCAAAGGAAGGCGGCACGTATCAACTGGTCACAACCTGCGCGGAAACGGGGTCGCGTCTTGAAACGAACATCTCCGTGCAGGGACAGGAACGTGAACGCGTCGGCCAGCCGACTCGTCCGGACGTGCTGAAGGAAGTTTCGGAAATCAGTCGCGGGCAGTTAACAAAACTGGAGGACGTTCAGTCGCTGGTCGACCAGATCGCCGAGATGCCGGAACCCGACGGCGAAGTGCGCCGCGTGCGGTTGTGGAGTCATCCCGCGTGGGGAGGACTTCTGGTCGTGCTGCTCGGCGTCTTCTGGACCGGACGAAAGCTGGCGGGACTGGCCTGA
- a CDS encoding CBS domain-containing protein: MDTSTIVASEIMTRQLATAGPAQHVLDAIDCMVARRVSCMPVLTSRGHFVGQFSERTAIAAMDLADANSDDGPLDAKTCLRLLVAADVMQPPTLVLKPDQDVFDSVAMLLRGRASGAPVVTPGGTLLGVFSEKSAMQVFIGLCWEQMPSSKVTAWMEDGSDRCIAEGTTMIEILDRFQHSTLRRLMVVREGRLVGEVSRRDALVAAVECSRTPLKATRNPANSGHAALKADVETWMNRDVPSISPAVDVLTIAQMFIHSQARQLPVLDHRTLVGQISRSDLLRAVQRYFPAPIPEGTGPQPLYLSSVREDRELAMLS, encoded by the coding sequence ATGGACACATCAACGATTGTTGCCTCGGAAATCATGACTCGGCAGCTTGCCACCGCCGGCCCGGCGCAGCATGTGCTGGACGCCATCGACTGCATGGTGGCAAGAAGAGTCTCCTGCATGCCGGTATTGACCAGTCGCGGACATTTCGTCGGGCAGTTTTCCGAAAGGACGGCCATCGCGGCGATGGATCTGGCGGATGCCAACAGCGACGACGGTCCGCTGGACGCGAAAACCTGTCTGAGACTGCTGGTTGCGGCTGACGTGATGCAGCCGCCGACGCTGGTCCTGAAACCGGATCAGGATGTTTTCGATTCCGTTGCCATGTTGCTTCGCGGCAGGGCATCGGGAGCTCCCGTTGTGACACCCGGTGGAACTCTGCTGGGCGTGTTCTCCGAAAAGTCCGCCATGCAGGTCTTCATCGGACTGTGCTGGGAACAGATGCCGTCATCAAAAGTCACGGCCTGGATGGAAGACGGTTCGGATCGCTGCATCGCGGAAGGCACCACGATGATCGAAATTCTGGATCGTTTTCAGCATTCGACACTTCGCCGCCTGATGGTCGTGCGGGAAGGGCGACTGGTGGGTGAAGTCAGTCGGCGCGATGCTCTGGTGGCTGCCGTGGAATGCAGCCGAACGCCGCTGAAGGCAACCAGGAATCCGGCAAATTCCGGTCACGCGGCGCTGAAGGCTGACGTGGAAACGTGGATGAATCGGGATGTCCCTTCGATCAGTCCGGCGGTTGACGTCCTGACGATCGCGCAGATGTTCATTCACTCGCAGGCTCGGCAGCTGCCTGTGCTGGATCACCGAACTCTGGTCGGCCAGATCAGCCGCAGCGACCTGCTTCGAGCCGTTCAGCGGTACTTTCCCGCGCCGATTCCCGAAGGGACCGGTCCACAGCCGCTGTATCTCAGTTCCGTGCGTGAAGACCGTGAACTGGCCATGTTGAGCTGA
- a CDS encoding squalene--hopene cyclase yields MRSLTLLVSIAALLPAATVAQDPELRFGDDVPRDVELIYERGLQWLIDNQLENGGWDGAEYGRGGGGSGNSGITGMCVMVFLASGEDPNYGKYSTYIRKALRNIIRGQDSSTGYLPASMYHHGFGMLGLSEAYGAVDDELLWQGEPDAENQRSIGEALELAVRCSITAQKQNQWGGWRYSPTSRDADTSVSGAVMMGLLAARNAGIRIPDEAMDKGLDYFRKMTSDRGGVGYSGGVGGLGGSKNLQAIATLVYAIGHRKDLKEYKGVLNQVMLNIEHDEPSYPFYFRYYMAQALFQGDFESWQKWNQRTIRQLKDLQSDDGSFTSQHGQAYGTSMSLLALALNYRFLPIYER; encoded by the coding sequence ATGAGAAGTCTGACGCTGTTGGTCTCAATCGCCGCACTGCTTCCCGCCGCCACTGTGGCGCAGGATCCGGAACTTCGGTTCGGAGACGACGTTCCGCGTGATGTCGAGTTGATTTATGAACGCGGACTGCAGTGGCTGATCGACAATCAACTGGAAAACGGTGGCTGGGACGGTGCCGAGTATGGTCGCGGCGGAGGAGGATCCGGGAACAGCGGCATCACCGGCATGTGCGTCATGGTGTTTCTTGCCAGCGGCGAGGATCCCAACTACGGCAAATACAGCACCTACATTCGCAAAGCCCTGCGGAACATCATTCGCGGCCAGGACAGCAGTACCGGATATCTGCCGGCCAGCATGTACCACCACGGTTTCGGGATGCTGGGATTGTCTGAAGCGTACGGTGCCGTTGACGATGAGCTGCTGTGGCAGGGTGAGCCGGATGCCGAAAACCAGCGCAGCATTGGTGAAGCTCTGGAGCTTGCGGTCCGGTGTTCGATCACGGCACAGAAGCAAAACCAATGGGGTGGCTGGCGCTATTCGCCAACATCGCGCGATGCGGATACTTCTGTTTCCGGAGCCGTCATGATGGGACTGCTGGCGGCTCGCAATGCCGGCATCAGAATTCCGGACGAGGCCATGGACAAGGGCCTGGACTATTTTCGCAAGATGACATCGGATCGGGGCGGCGTCGGCTATTCCGGAGGAGTCGGAGGGCTGGGCGGATCAAAAAACCTGCAGGCGATCGCAACGCTTGTGTACGCCATCGGTCATCGCAAGGATCTGAAGGAATACAAGGGCGTATTGAATCAGGTGATGCTGAATATTGAGCACGACGAACCCAGCTACCCGTTCTATTTCCGCTACTACATGGCTCAGGCGCTGTTTCAGGGGGATTTCGAATCGTGGCAAAAATGGAACCAGCGCACGATTCGTCAGCTAAAGGACCTGCAGTCGGACGACGGCAGCTTCACCAGCCAGCACGGGCAGGCTTACGGGACTTCCATGTCACTGCTGGCTCTGGCCCTGAATTATCGATTTCTGCCGATCTACGAACGATAG
- a CDS encoding BatA domain-containing protein: MTFLQPFILFALPLLGLPILIHLINQNRHRTINWAATMFLLQAKRMARGMARLRYLLIMLARMLAIAGLIFAVSRPMAGGWLGLTAGGAPDTTIVVLDRSVSMEEQNFRTNRSKREAALLKLSELIQNTGRNTQLLLFDSAGTEPLKIPSAADLIDLPETQPTSTAADIPSLMQAVAEYIVDNETGRTDVWVCSDLRQNDWNPTGGRWEAIRSQLSEREGVKLYLLTYPDVAEDNLAVSVQGVHRRETIEGAEVVMDLQITRTLPAAESGDAVKVVPLTFVIDGARSTLDVEMTGNQFIRNGHAIPIDRESKRGWGRIELPRDANAADNSCGFVYAEPAVQKAVVVSDEPDVAELLRIAAGTPSDRNLIYDAEVMTTSQAAAIPWNETALVIWQAAIPDGVLAQQLQDFVASGRTVLFFPPQAPGGNVLFEASWTNWQQAEAGQHVTVSRWRTDADLLANTQSGSPLPVGQVLVDRHCGMESVQSTVLAQLEGAGPLLLRAFSDHGAAYFCATLPTAEHSNLVDNGIVFYVLIQRALARGAASLGAARQLVAGQFASEDSGQWKPLDKNSAETLLSRRGLTTGLYETDDALLAVNRPSAEDLTEVVGEEPLKKALEGLDYTRIDDDAGSALALASEVWRTFLILMIVALMAEAVLCVPEKIEAAEEDRQVRRNRRGWPFSQMTQEKTSAA, translated from the coding sequence ATGACATTTCTTCAGCCTTTCATCCTGTTTGCTCTGCCGCTGCTCGGGCTGCCGATTCTGATTCATCTCATCAATCAGAACCGGCATCGCACGATCAACTGGGCGGCAACGATGTTTCTGCTGCAGGCCAAACGAATGGCTCGCGGCATGGCCAGACTGCGCTATCTGTTGATCATGCTGGCTCGCATGCTGGCCATTGCCGGGCTGATCTTTGCGGTCAGCCGTCCGATGGCCGGAGGCTGGCTGGGGCTGACTGCCGGAGGCGCACCGGACACGACGATCGTGGTGCTCGACCGATCGGTCAGCATGGAAGAACAAAACTTTCGGACCAATCGTTCCAAACGCGAAGCAGCACTGCTGAAGCTGTCCGAGTTGATTCAAAACACCGGACGGAATACTCAACTGCTGCTGTTCGACAGCGCGGGTACCGAACCACTGAAGATCCCGTCGGCAGCGGATCTGATCGACCTGCCGGAAACGCAGCCGACGTCGACCGCCGCTGACATTCCTTCACTGATGCAGGCTGTGGCGGAGTATATTGTCGACAACGAAACCGGCCGCACCGATGTCTGGGTCTGCTCCGACCTGAGGCAGAATGACTGGAATCCGACCGGCGGTCGCTGGGAAGCCATCCGCAGTCAGCTTTCCGAACGGGAAGGCGTCAAGTTATATCTGCTGACCTATCCGGACGTTGCTGAAGACAATCTGGCGGTCAGCGTGCAGGGAGTGCATCGCCGTGAAACCATCGAAGGAGCGGAAGTCGTGATGGACCTGCAGATCACGCGGACCCTGCCGGCGGCCGAGTCGGGGGATGCGGTGAAGGTCGTTCCGCTGACGTTTGTAATTGACGGAGCACGCTCGACACTGGACGTCGAAATGACGGGGAATCAATTCATCCGCAACGGTCATGCAATTCCCATCGATCGGGAATCGAAACGAGGCTGGGGACGGATCGAACTGCCGCGCGATGCCAACGCCGCGGACAACTCATGCGGCTTCGTTTACGCGGAACCGGCAGTGCAGAAGGCAGTCGTCGTTTCGGACGAGCCTGATGTCGCCGAGCTGCTGCGGATTGCCGCGGGAACACCTTCGGACCGCAATTTGATTTACGACGCCGAAGTGATGACGACATCGCAGGCCGCGGCGATTCCGTGGAACGAAACGGCTCTGGTGATCTGGCAGGCCGCCATTCCCGACGGAGTGCTCGCTCAGCAGTTGCAGGACTTCGTGGCATCCGGCCGGACAGTATTGTTCTTCCCGCCGCAGGCTCCGGGCGGCAACGTACTTTTCGAAGCGTCGTGGACGAATTGGCAACAGGCCGAAGCCGGTCAGCACGTGACCGTATCGCGGTGGCGGACCGACGCGGATCTGCTTGCCAACACGCAAAGCGGATCACCGCTTCCCGTCGGGCAGGTTCTGGTCGACCGGCACTGCGGGATGGAATCCGTTCAGTCGACGGTGCTGGCTCAACTGGAAGGCGCCGGGCCGCTGCTGCTGCGAGCGTTTTCGGATCACGGAGCGGCCTACTTCTGTGCCACACTGCCAACCGCGGAGCATTCCAACCTGGTCGACAACGGCATCGTTTTCTATGTGCTGATTCAGCGAGCACTGGCTCGCGGTGCGGCTTCACTGGGAGCGGCTCGGCAGCTTGTCGCCGGACAGTTCGCCTCCGAAGACAGCGGACAGTGGAAGCCACTTGATAAGAATTCCGCCGAAACCCTGCTATCCCGCCGCGGGCTGACAACCGGGTTGTACGAAACGGACGATGCACTGCTGGCCGTCAACCGTCCGTCTGCGGAAGACTTAACGGAAGTGGTCGGTGAGGAACCGCTGAAGAAGGCGCTGGAAGGACTGGACTACACTCGCATCGACGACGACGCAGGAAGCGCTTTGGCGCTGGCCAGTGAAGTGTGGAGGACGTTTCTGATCCTGATGATTGTTGCTCTGATGGCCGAAGCGGTGCTTTGTGTTCCGGAGAAAATCGAGGCCGCGGAAGAAGACCGGCAGGTTCGCAGAAATCGTCGCGGCTGGCCGTTTTCCCAAATGACACAGGAGAAGACATCGGCGGCATGA
- a CDS encoding transposase yields the protein MYQYIGGIIREQNGHLVEIGEIEDHLHVLSDIHPTRAVSDTIRDIKASASKWINELPEARDRFEWQKGYSAFTVSYSQSDSVQDYVRNQQEHHRRKSFEQEYVSFLNRHEIIFDPRYLFEQEHHG from the coding sequence CTGTACCAATACATTGGAGGCATCATCCGGGAACAGAATGGGCATCTAGTCGAAATTGGCGAGATTGAGGATCACCTTCACGTCTTATCAGACATTCACCCCACCAGGGCTGTGTCGGACACGATCCGCGACATCAAGGCCAGCGCCTCGAAATGGATTAACGAACTGCCGGAGGCACGTGACAGATTCGAGTGGCAGAAGGGATACTCAGCATTCACCGTGAGCTATTCGCAGTCGGATTCTGTTCAGGATTACGTTCGAAACCAACAGGAACACCATCGTCGGAAATCATTTGAGCAGGAATACGTGTCGTTTTTGAATCGTCACGAAATTATTTTTGACCCACGCTATCTGTTTGAGCAGGAGCACCACGGTTAG
- a CDS encoding glycosyltransferase family 4 protein, which produces MKIAIITAGGAGMFCGSCMQDNTLARSLRLAGHDAVLVPTYTPIRVDEENVSTRRVFLGGINVYLDSLLPGWGRLPGWMIHWLNRPSILRQLTRRAGSTDASKLGPLTLDMLAGSHGPQHREIDELVSYLCGELQPDMILFSNALLSGVLSALRPKFSGRILCLFQGDDIFLDALSDRWKRDAIALIGSNCIAFDGFLTHSLYYRNHMSDYLSLDVDRFRTIPLSIDTDEAFLSELRERRIGATDTSRFTIGYFARICPEKGVHRLLQAAERLLPSMPGVQVLIAGYLGELQKSWFQTLLQRAQTKAGADRIQWLGSPSTRQQKFEILSMMDVLCVPTVYREPKGLYVLEAGLLGIPAVVPEHGAFPELIARLGHGTLVSDDDPSSLEKALRAASDTMSASAGRELPQVLATAVESHFGLQSTASVLSDTLLSLN; this is translated from the coding sequence ATGAAGATCGCCATCATTACTGCCGGTGGCGCGGGAATGTTCTGCGGCTCGTGCATGCAGGACAACACGCTCGCGAGATCGCTGCGACTTGCGGGCCATGACGCCGTGCTGGTGCCCACCTACACGCCCATTCGCGTTGACGAAGAAAACGTCAGCACTCGCCGTGTGTTTCTGGGCGGGATCAACGTGTACCTGGATTCCCTGTTGCCGGGGTGGGGACGCCTGCCCGGCTGGATGATTCACTGGCTGAACCGTCCGTCGATTCTGCGTCAACTGACTCGGCGAGCGGGATCCACGGACGCGTCGAAGCTTGGCCCGTTGACGCTGGACATGCTGGCCGGCAGTCACGGGCCGCAGCATCGCGAAATCGACGAACTGGTCAGCTACCTCTGCGGTGAACTGCAGCCGGACATGATTCTGTTCAGCAATGCGCTGCTGTCCGGCGTCCTGAGCGCGCTGCGACCGAAGTTCTCCGGCAGGATCCTGTGTCTGTTTCAGGGCGACGACATCTTTCTGGACGCTCTCAGTGATCGCTGGAAGCGCGACGCGATTGCTCTGATCGGAAGCAACTGCATCGCGTTCGACGGGTTTCTGACACACAGTCTGTACTATCGAAATCACATGAGCGACTACCTGTCGCTGGACGTTGATCGGTTTCGCACCATCCCGCTCAGCATTGATACCGATGAAGCGTTCCTGTCCGAATTGCGCGAACGACGGATCGGGGCAACGGACACCAGCCGGTTTACGATTGGATATTTCGCCCGCATTTGCCCGGAGAAGGGCGTCCATCGACTGTTGCAGGCGGCAGAACGTCTGCTGCCGTCGATGCCCGGTGTTCAGGTGCTGATCGCTGGATACCTTGGCGAATTGCAGAAGAGCTGGTTTCAAACACTGCTGCAGCGAGCTCAGACGAAGGCCGGTGCCGACCGAATCCAATGGCTGGGCAGTCCGTCGACTCGGCAGCAGAAGTTTGAAATTCTGTCGATGATGGACGTGCTTTGCGTGCCGACCGTGTACCGCGAACCGAAAGGGCTTTACGTTCTGGAAGCGGGGTTGCTTGGAATTCCCGCCGTCGTTCCCGAACACGGCGCGTTTCCGGAACTGATTGCCAGGCTTGGTCACGGCACGCTGGTTTCGGACGACGACCCGTCGTCGCTGGAAAAGGCTCTCCGCGCGGCAAGTGACACGATGTCTGCCTCAGCCGGTCGCGAACTGCCGCAGGTGCTGGCGACGGCCGTGGAGAGCCACTTCGGACTGCAGTCAACGGCCAGCGTTCTCAGCGACACGCTGCTGTCGCTTAATTGA
- a CDS encoding DUF58 domain-containing protein, translating into MRDFIDPHVVSRLGGLPLDARLPMVGSVSGRHRSPTRGSSLEFSEYRKYVPGDDTRRLDWRAWGRSDRFYIKEYEADTNLRLCLIIDVSGSMKFGPNGTAEPGTTKLDYARRLAGTLAYVAASQGDAVGLYCAGEDFRREIPAKRSGAHLKYVLDELGAMEADGETGLPDALHRAAEKVAQRALVVIISDLFMDPETLKSAFQHLRFRKHDVAVFHLLEQNEIDFEFDRPMRFVDLEGGAPLLVDPTMMAKQYRAAVQEYLEQLKGVVRDSAVDYHRVSIEEDYADVLARFLLARAR; encoded by the coding sequence ATGCGTGATTTCATCGACCCACATGTTGTGTCACGATTGGGCGGGCTGCCGCTGGATGCTCGCCTGCCGATGGTGGGCAGCGTGTCCGGGCGGCATCGCAGTCCCACGCGGGGTTCCAGCCTGGAATTCTCCGAATATCGCAAATACGTCCCCGGCGACGACACACGGCGACTGGACTGGCGAGCATGGGGACGCAGCGATCGGTTCTATATCAAGGAATACGAAGCCGACACCAATCTGCGCCTTTGTCTTATTATCGACGTCAGCGGTTCCATGAAATTCGGCCCGAACGGAACCGCTGAGCCCGGCACCACAAAACTGGATTATGCGCGCCGGCTCGCCGGAACTCTGGCCTATGTCGCCGCCAGCCAGGGTGACGCCGTTGGCCTGTATTGCGCCGGTGAAGATTTTCGCCGGGAGATTCCAGCCAAGCGCAGCGGTGCTCATCTGAAATACGTGCTCGATGAACTCGGAGCCATGGAAGCCGACGGCGAAACGGGCCTGCCCGACGCTCTGCACCGCGCGGCCGAAAAAGTGGCTCAGCGAGCACTGGTGGTCATCATTTCCGACCTGTTCATGGATCCGGAAACGCTGAAAAGTGCGTTTCAGCATCTGCGGTTTCGCAAACATGATGTGGCCGTGTTCCATTTGCTGGAACAGAACGAAATCGATTTCGAATTCGACCGGCCGATGCGATTCGTGGATCTGGAAGGCGGAGCTCCGCTGCTGGTCGACCCGACCATGATGGCGAAGCAATATCGAGCCGCCGTTCAGGAATACCTGGAACAACTGAAAGGCGTCGTTCGCGACTCAGCCGTCGATTACCACCGCGTCAGTATCGAAGAAGATTACGCCGACGTCCTGGCAAGATTCCTGCTGGCTCGCGCACGATGA
- a CDS encoding MoxR family ATPase, which translates to MSTTTPAATEMHSDDVAAIDELRDLYRRLKSELAKIIVGQDDVIEQLAICLFARGHSLLMGVPGLAKTLLVSRLAETMSLQFSRIQFTPDLMPMDITGTDILQETQEGRREFEFVKGPVFANIVLADEINRAPSKTQAAMLEAMQEHRVTVVGRPYTLEPPFFVLATQNPVEQEGTYPLPEAQLDRFMFLINVDYPTRQEEIEIARTTTGASLPALAHILDAKSVIRFQELVRRVPVPQHIYEFAVDLVRRTRPKTDESPDWLKPLVSWGAGPRAVQYLILGAKSRAALTGSYMARLEDILAVARPVLSHRVLTTFNAESEGIRSEHVVQRLVDELNAETTG; encoded by the coding sequence ATGTCAACAACCACTCCCGCCGCGACCGAAATGCACTCCGATGATGTTGCGGCGATCGATGAACTGCGCGACCTCTACCGACGGCTGAAATCCGAACTGGCAAAGATTATCGTCGGTCAGGACGACGTCATCGAACAACTGGCCATCTGCCTGTTCGCGCGGGGCCACTCGCTGCTCATGGGAGTGCCGGGTCTGGCGAAGACTCTGCTGGTCAGCCGGCTGGCGGAAACCATGTCGCTGCAGTTCAGCCGCATTCAGTTCACGCCCGACCTGATGCCGATGGACATTACCGGCACGGATATTCTGCAGGAAACTCAGGAAGGCCGCCGCGAGTTTGAATTCGTCAAAGGCCCGGTGTTTGCCAACATCGTGCTGGCGGACGAAATCAACCGAGCGCCCTCGAAGACTCAGGCCGCGATGCTGGAGGCCATGCAGGAGCATCGCGTCACGGTTGTCGGCCGGCCATACACGCTGGAGCCTCCGTTTTTTGTGCTGGCGACTCAAAACCCGGTCGAACAGGAAGGCACGTACCCGCTTCCGGAAGCACAACTGGACCGCTTCATGTTCCTCATCAACGTCGACTACCCGACGCGACAGGAGGAAATCGAGATTGCGCGTACCACAACCGGCGCGTCTCTGCCCGCACTGGCTCACATTCTGGACGCGAAGTCCGTGATCCGGTTTCAGGAACTGGTTCGACGCGTTCCCGTACCGCAGCACATTTACGAATTCGCGGTGGATCTGGTCCGTCGAACCCGACCCAAAACCGATGAGTCTCCCGACTGGCTGAAACCGCTGGTGTCGTGGGGAGCCGGTCCGCGAGCCGTGCAGTATCTGATTCTGGGAGCCAAATCCCGCGCGGCTCTGACCGGAAGCTATATGGCTCGCCTGGAAGACATCCTGGCCGTTGCCCGTCCGGTCTTAAGTCACCGTGTTCTGACCACCTTCAACGCCGAATCCGAAGGAATCCGCAGCGAACACGTCGTTCAGCGACTGGTGGACGAACTGAATGCGGAGACAACCGGCTGA